AGGTCCACGTACGGCTTCGTCCTCCCGTCCACCGCCATCGCCTGGTCTGAGGCCAGCAGCCCCAGTCCTTTCTGGAGGTTCTTGTAGTACATGTTGTCGAACTTGTTCGGCGTCATCACGTCGTTGAACGCCGACATCGTGGGGTCCTTGGTGTAGTTCTCGCAGAGCTTCCTCAGCCCTTCCGCGTACTTGGGGTAGAGCGTTGGGTCGTAGTCCGATTTCTTGCTGAAATTGTACAGCCTGTGGCTGAACTCCTTGCAGTGCGTGAAGCCGATCGTGTGCGCCCCGGTCAGAGCCACCATCTCTTGCACGCTGAGCCCTCGCGTCTCGAAGATTTTGATGATCTGACTCAGGGGCATGGTCGGCTTCGGCATGGCAGCCTCGGCTTCGGATGCTTTCGAGACGAAGCCGTCCTTTCGGCCCAAGCGGACGTCGTAGTAGGGGCCACCGACCATGGTCACGAGGTCGCGGGCAGCGAGGGCGAGGATATCCGCACACGACACAATGTCGGGGCATTCGAGCTCGAGAGCGGTTTTGGCACGGGTGACGACTTCGAAACCATCGCCGGGGAGGGAGAGGTTGATGTCGGCATCGCGTTCAGCAGTGTTGAACGCGTTGGAGGAGATGAGGATGGAGCCGTCGCAACCATTTACCTGTTGGGATATTCAGTTTCATCAAAGTTCAATACCAATCGAATATAAACACCGTTAGGGCTAACTCCAAATCAAAATACTTCTCATCGATACATCAATAACTTGCAGATCGAGTCTCGTATTCTACAGAAAGACATCCTAATATTTTTCAAGATCCCTTATTTTGTATTTAGTACAAATTTCCCGCGACGTATTGATAGTTGCATTTTGTGCATAATGCTGTCGAGATCCTTTTCTCCATGCATCGTTACGTTGGCAAAGCATCAATCTAGTCCCTCAATCAAGATGAATCTAAATTGGACGGGAAGGCTTGGAAAACCTTAACACGTAGCCCGACATGATACTACCGCAGTCGAACCGATATACACTCGTCAACACGGATTTCGCAAATTAGAATTTGTGTACCTAAAACATAATGGGACATTCATTCACTCCAATTACCATGCAATCATGGAAGAAGAGGCGGAGGGTGGCGGCCGCGGTGGTGGAGGAGGCGATCTGCTTGTCGGTGATGACTTGTCGGATGGTTTGTTGGAGGCCGGGGCATGTCTTCTTGTAGTAGTCGAGGGTGAGCTTCGATTCCGAGGAGGTTGCGATGTTGAAGAAGacaaggaagaggaggaggaggtgaaaGGGCGTCATTTCTTCCTGCTCTGTTCACACGGAGAGAATGTTATATTGGAGGTGGCGAACGGAAAAAGGaaacctcttttttcttttctttttttttttcttttgtggttcgaagaaattttctttttgaaagaaaaggaaaacttgcATGGTGTAGATTGTACAGGTCGCATGCATTGTGGAAGAGAGTGATTGAAGGAGGGACTTCTATTCTCAAAGAGAGAGGTGGGTCGTTTGTCTGTTAGAATTACTAAAaaaacatgagagagagagagagagagagagagagagagtggaaggATCCTCTCCATTCTTAGAAAATCTAAATTGAACCTagaaatgttttccactttatttttctttctttttaaacccttttctcccttcttccccgTGAAGCACCATCGTGCAGCCACCTCCGACGCCAGGCCGTTGCCGCCCTTCGTTTTGCCATTTCCCTTCACCGGCCCTCCAACTCACCACCGGAGGAGGGCTCTTCcgttcatctctctctctcaacgtTTTTGACCTTAAACGCGATCGGGTTATCTGTGTCTTCAATCCCCATCATGGCCTAATCGAGGCTAATCGAGGTCACTGAGGCCCATGACCTCGAATTTAAGGTCGGGGGCCTCTACTCGCGAAGAGTTTTCATCGGAGCATTGACTGAAAAGGGAAGGAGAATTAGGGTGTTGGGAACGTTGCGATTATTTTCACTAGACATAGTACTATTTTCGTTAATTTGAAATTACTGGGTTTTGAAATAGTCTTAGCTCTGTAACTACAGAGGAATCTAAGAGGAAGCATCAATGTTAGGTGAATGAGACTCATCTAAAACAAAGGCGAGTTAGGTTCCTCATTCTATTCTCCCTCAATTACAGAACTGTATGATCTCAAGGCTCTGTTTGGAAATTTGGGAAGGGGGCAATTGATAGAGGTGGATTGAAAAATGGGtagaaattttaagattttcattcCATCTCCtttccacaaaaagaaaaaaaaatgtaacaatTGCATTGGAAGGACAAATGGCATTTCTTTACAACACCTCAAGCAACCTTCTTCAACTTTCTAGTTTCTAGCGCATTCATCTTCTTTTTGTCCTGGTTCTAATGGGGAATGAACGAGAGAACTATTTTTCCATTTCCAAAGgcataaacagaaaaaaggtATGTTTGAAAGTTGACCCGGTAGAAATGTGTGTGGAACATTTTATCACATGTTGTTCGGCCCCTAGAACAAAAACTTGGGGTATCACCTGTCTAAAATCAATCCAATCTTGTGTGAGATTTGACTGGTACTATGATCTAGACATTACCGGCGATCACACGTTTTGTTGAGACTTGAGATTCATAATAGTTGGCTCATTAATACGAACGGAAAAAGTCTAAGCCTTCAGGTTAAGGGCATTCGTGAAATTCACT
The nucleotide sequence above comes from Eucalyptus grandis isolate ANBG69807.140 chromosome 2, ASM1654582v1, whole genome shotgun sequence. Encoded proteins:
- the LOC104435642 gene encoding peroxidase 31, encoding MTPFHLLLLFLVFFNIATSSESKLTLDYYKKTCPGLQQTIRQVITDKQIASSTTAAATLRLFFHDCMVNGCDGSILISSNAFNTAERDADINLSLPGDGFEVVTRAKTALELECPDIVSCADILALAARDLVTMVGGPYYDVRLGRKDGFVSKASEAEAAMPKPTMPLSQIIKIFETRGLSVQEMVALTGAHTIGFTHCKEFSHRLYNFSKKSDYDPTLYPKYAEGLRKLCENYTKDPTMSAFNDVMTPNKFDNMYYKNLQKGLGLLASDQAMAVDGRTKPYVDLYAGNQTAFFQAFARAIEKVSVYQVKTGRKGEVRHRCDAFNSLQT